A single genomic interval of Methanofollis sp. harbors:
- a CDS encoding transposase has translation LCCEKDVETREVTESSTFMGVDVGQNFLAVASTTDKKCRFFCGGKAKDLRNIYSTMRKRLQSKGTRSAKRMLKHLSGRERRLMTDMNHRVSKEIVRFAVQNKVDVIGLEDLTGIRDRTETSKKQRGTHHSWTFFELQSFIEYKAREKGISTVYVDPAYTSQTCPRCNHISKNNRNGRSFVCECCGHSLHADLIGARNIESRARTYRYTLEVQGCSQPPIRELSTR, from the coding sequence ACCTCTGTTGTGAAAAGGACGTAGAAACCCGTGAGGTCACGGAGTCTTCGACCTTCATGGGGGTAGACGTAGGCCAGAACTTCCTTGCCGTCGCCTCGACGACCGACAAGAAGTGTCGGTTCTTCTGTGGCGGGAAAGCCAAGGATCTCCGCAACATCTATTCTACTATGCGGAAACGGTTGCAGTCGAAGGGCACCCGGTCGGCAAAGAGGATGCTGAAGCATCTCTCTGGCCGGGAGAGACGGCTTATGACTGATATGAACCACCGCGTCTCGAAGGAGATCGTTCGTTTTGCCGTTCAGAACAAGGTTGATGTGATCGGGCTGGAGGATCTTACCGGGATCAGGGATCGGACAGAGACCTCCAAAAAGCAGAGGGGCACCCACCATTCCTGGACGTTCTTTGAACTCCAGTCCTTCATCGAGTACAAGGCGCGGGAGAAGGGTATATCGACGGTCTATGTCGATCCGGCCTATACCTCCCAGACCTGTCCTCGATGCAATCACATCAGCAAAAACAATCGGAATGGAAGATCGTTTGTCTGTGAATGCTGCGGACACTCGCTCCATGCCGACCTTATCGGTGCTCGGAACATCGAGTCCAGAGCACGCACCTACAGGTATACCCTGGAGGTGCAGGGGTGCAGTCAGCCACCCATACGAGAACTATCGACACGATAG
- a CDS encoding PHP domain-containing protein, whose amino-acid sequence MHSRNTPLRPDPCEILFRKPAREDLSGPGLLAADLHVHTNHSDAPTRVRDALKIAARQGIGLAITDHTRVSGALEACQAGTGIEVSADDGPHLLLYFSVHRETAMIGHFVSRQGTPRLPGDPL is encoded by the coding sequence ATGCACTCCAGAAACACCCCCCTAAGGCCAGACCCCTGCGAGATCCTCTTCAGAAAGCCCGCACGAGAGGATCTCTCAGGCCCCGGCCTCCTCGCGGCCGACCTGCACGTCCACACCAACCACTCGGACGCCCCGACGCGGGTGAGGGACGCCCTGAAGATCGCCGCACGGCAGGGCATCGGCCTTGCGATCACCGACCACACCCGGGTCAGCGGCGCCCTGGAGGCGTGCCAGGCCGGCACGGGCATCGAGGTGAGCGCGGACGACGGCCCCCACCTCCTCCTGTACTTCTCCGTGCACCGTGAGACAGCGATGATCGGGCATTTCGTCTCGCGGCAGGGCACGCCACGCCTCCCGGGCGACCCTCTCTGA
- a CDS encoding MarR family transcriptional regulator, which produces MQPHRETVPLGALVSIIHRTHHIVIDERMKRFGLSSGQLFTLLHLAHEQGITQDTLVRRFRVDKGTVARAVRRLEDAGYINRTIDPDDRRAVQIFLTDRGEEIVPEIIRIDREWEEEVFAGLTDEERRQAEALLRKIAHNSLRLAQTGGDTDYARHWHEKL; this is translated from the coding sequence ATGCAACCGCATCGCGAGACAGTCCCTCTCGGGGCCCTCGTCTCCATCATCCACCGGACCCACCACATCGTCATCGACGAGAGGATGAAGCGGTTCGGCCTCTCCTCAGGGCAACTCTTCACTCTCCTCCACCTCGCCCACGAGCAGGGCATCACCCAGGACACACTTGTCCGCCGCTTCCGCGTCGACAAGGGCACCGTCGCGCGGGCCGTGCGGAGGCTGGAGGACGCGGGCTATATCAACCGCACCATCGACCCCGACGACCGCCGGGCCGTTCAGATATTCCTGACAGACAGAGGGGAGGAGATCGTCCCTGAGATCATCAGGATCGACCGGGAGTGGGAGGAGGAGGTATTTGCAGGACTCACCGACGAGGAGCGCAGACAGGCAGAGGCCCTCCTCAGAAAAATAGCACACAACAGCCTCAGGCTCGCACAGACAGGCGGGGACACCGACTATGCACGACACTGGCACGAAAAACTCTGA
- a CDS encoding MATE family efflux transporter: protein MHDTGTKNSERTGTTKGVALLTGDPKKAIIRLSIPMIAAMLLFSTYNLADAVWVAGLGSDALAAVGFMTPVFMIITGLAVGLGAGASSAVARRIGAEDRAGADNTAVHAVLLALGLGALLTIPLILLAGPVAALLGAGEISELAAAYGQTLFAGTVFSFFINVAYAILRAEGDTKRTMYAMGVSSVLNIVLDPIFIYGAGMGVAGAALATVISIAAVSAVLVYWLFVRKDTYVSLSREAFSPDFRVIRDILGVGLPASLEFFLMSALAIIINGLLVQVAGTDAVAVYTTGWRVVMFAIIPFVAIGTSVVSVSGAAYGARKYERLKTAHTFSVGLGAAIALAMSAVTWLFASQIALIFTYSAESAHLAPAITAFLMTMCFFYPFVPPGIMSGSIFQGTGKGTTSLLISFLRNLVFIAVFAWALAVPLGMGEAGVWWGIVAGNTLGGIVGFLWARFYIARLIATEQGPDTA from the coding sequence ATGCACGACACTGGCACGAAAAACTCTGAAAGAACAGGGACGACAAAAGGCGTCGCCCTCCTCACCGGCGACCCTAAAAAGGCGATCATCAGGCTCTCCATCCCGATGATCGCGGCGATGCTCCTCTTCTCGACCTACAACCTCGCCGACGCCGTCTGGGTCGCGGGCCTGGGCTCGGACGCCCTCGCAGCCGTCGGCTTCATGACCCCGGTCTTCATGATCATCACCGGCCTCGCTGTCGGCCTGGGGGCAGGCGCCTCCTCCGCGGTCGCCCGCCGGATCGGCGCGGAGGACAGGGCAGGGGCTGACAACACCGCAGTCCACGCCGTCCTCCTCGCCCTCGGCCTTGGGGCCCTCCTCACCATACCCCTCATCCTCCTCGCGGGGCCGGTCGCCGCCCTCCTCGGCGCCGGCGAGATTTCCGAACTCGCGGCGGCGTACGGCCAGACCCTCTTCGCCGGCACGGTCTTTAGCTTTTTCATCAACGTCGCCTATGCAATCCTCCGGGCCGAAGGCGACACGAAGAGGACGATGTACGCGATGGGGGTGTCGTCTGTCCTGAACATCGTCCTCGACCCCATCTTCATCTACGGCGCGGGTATGGGCGTCGCCGGTGCGGCCCTCGCCACCGTCATCTCCATCGCGGCCGTCTCCGCGGTGCTCGTCTACTGGCTCTTCGTCAGGAAGGACACCTATGTCTCTCTCTCACGGGAAGCATTCTCGCCTGACTTCCGCGTCATCAGGGACATCCTGGGCGTCGGCCTCCCGGCAAGCCTGGAGTTCTTCCTGATGTCGGCCCTCGCGATCATCATCAACGGCCTCCTGGTACAGGTCGCCGGCACCGACGCCGTCGCTGTCTACACCACAGGCTGGAGAGTCGTGATGTTTGCGATCATCCCCTTCGTCGCCATAGGCACCTCGGTGGTCTCGGTCAGCGGGGCCGCATATGGCGCCAGAAAATACGAGAGGCTCAAGACCGCCCACACCTTCTCCGTCGGCCTGGGGGCGGCGATCGCCCTCGCGATGAGCGCTGTCACCTGGCTCTTCGCCTCCCAGATCGCCCTCATCTTCACCTATTCGGCGGAGAGCGCCCACCTCGCCCCCGCGATCACCGCCTTCCTGATGACGATGTGCTTCTTCTACCCCTTTGTCCCGCCGGGCATCATGTCTGGCTCCATCTTCCAGGGCACAGGGAAAGGCACGACCTCCCTCCTGATCAGCTTCCTGAGAAACCTCGTCTTCATCGCCGTCTTCGCCTGGGCGCTCGCGGTCCCCCTGGGCATGGGAGAGGCCGGCGTCTGGTGGGGGATCGTCGCAGGCAACACCCTCGGCGGGATCGTCGGCTTCCTCTGGGCGCGGTTTTACATCGCGCGGCTCATCGCCACCGAGCAGGGGCCGGACACCGCATAA
- a CDS encoding MATE family efflux transporter: MTETTPITSQPDAKMTERQDAITEGVTVLTGDPKRAIAQIAGPIMVAMLFQAVYNLADAVWVAGLGSGALAAVGFVTPIFMIFIGLGSGLGAGVTSAVSRRIGAEDRAGADNAAVHGIAIVLILSAIVTPALLLFLEPLVLALGAGETAGDAIEYGRIIFAGTVFILFADILYAIFTAEGNTRRTMYAVAASAVLNIVLDPILIYGAGMGIAGAGWATLISMASVCALLLYWSLVRKDTYITIDRGRFSPNGHTTMDILTVGIPASLEFVLMSVAAIVINGLLVQVAGPDAVAVYTGGWRIVFFALIPFIAMSIAVVSVSGAAYGARKYDKLTVAHTFAVRSGILVGLGLSVITWFLAPFIAWIFTYSAGSTHLAGGITAFLMTMCFFYPFIAPGMMSAGVFEGTGRGIFALAVEFLRNLVFIAVFAWALAVPLGMGEAGVWWGIVAGNILGGIVGYLWARLYIARLIATGKGPKTT, encoded by the coding sequence ATGACAGAAACCACCCCGATCACCTCCCAGCCTGATGCAAAAATGACAGAACGCCAGGACGCGATCACCGAAGGCGTGACCGTTCTCACCGGCGACCCGAAGAGAGCCATCGCACAGATTGCCGGCCCGATCATGGTCGCCATGCTCTTCCAGGCCGTCTACAACCTCGCGGACGCGGTCTGGGTCGCGGGCCTCGGCTCCGGCGCCCTCGCCGCCGTCGGCTTCGTCACCCCGATCTTCATGATCTTCATCGGCCTGGGAAGCGGCCTTGGAGCAGGCGTCACCTCGGCCGTCTCGCGCCGCATCGGCGCGGAGGACAGAGCCGGGGCAGACAATGCAGCAGTGCACGGCATCGCCATCGTCCTCATCCTCTCGGCCATCGTCACCCCTGCCCTCCTCCTCTTCCTCGAACCCCTCGTCCTCGCCCTGGGGGCCGGGGAGACCGCGGGAGATGCCATAGAATACGGCCGCATCATCTTTGCCGGGACCGTATTCATCCTCTTCGCCGACATTCTCTATGCCATCTTCACGGCCGAAGGGAACACACGGAGGACGATGTACGCCGTCGCCGCTTCCGCGGTCCTCAACATCGTCCTCGACCCCATCCTCATCTACGGCGCCGGCATGGGTATTGCCGGTGCGGGGTGGGCGACTCTCATCTCGATGGCCTCCGTCTGCGCCCTCCTCCTGTACTGGTCTCTGGTCAGGAAGGACACCTATATCACCATCGACCGGGGACGCTTCTCCCCGAACGGGCACACGACCATGGACATCCTCACCGTCGGCATCCCTGCAAGCCTGGAGTTCGTGCTGATGTCTGTCGCCGCGATCGTCATCAACGGCCTTCTGGTGCAGGTCGCCGGCCCCGATGCCGTCGCCGTCTATACCGGCGGGTGGCGGATCGTCTTTTTCGCCCTGATCCCGTTCATCGCCATGTCCATCGCCGTCGTCTCGGTATCAGGCGCTGCCTATGGCGCGAGGAAGTACGACAAACTGACGGTCGCCCACACCTTTGCGGTCAGGTCGGGCATCCTCGTCGGCCTCGGCCTCTCCGTCATCACCTGGTTCCTCGCGCCCTTCATCGCCTGGATCTTCACCTACTCGGCCGGGAGCACGCACCTTGCCGGAGGGATCACCGCCTTCCTGATGACGATGTGCTTCTTCTACCCCTTCATCGCACCGGGCATGATGTCTGCCGGTGTCTTCGAGGGGACAGGAAGGGGCATCTTCGCCCTTGCCGTCGAGTTCCTCAGGAACCTCGTCTTCATCGCCGTCTTCGCCTGGGCGCTCGCGGTCCCCCTGGGCATGGGAGAGGCCGGCGTCTGGTGGGGGATCGTCGCCGGGAACATCCTCGGCGGCATCGTAGGGTACCTCTGGGCGCGGCTCTATATCGCGCGGCTCATCGCCACAGGAAAGGGGCCGAAGACCACATAA
- a CDS encoding ZIP family metal transporter, with protein sequence MVMEQFQALDPVVQALLAGLFTWALTALGAATVFLTRKVDRRVLDGMLGFAAGVMIAASFWSLLLPAIEMSAGTGLPEWIPAAAGFLAGGIFLRGVDMLLPHLHPGLTRAEGPETSWHRSTLLVLAITIHNIPEGLAVGVAFGALAAGHPTASLAAALALALGIGIQNFPEGMAVSVPLRQEGLSPLRCFWYGQLSGAVEPVAALVGAAAVIVAAPLLPYALAFAAGAMIFVVVEDVIPESQGHGHADLATMGALVGFVVMMVLDVGLG encoded by the coding sequence ATGGTGATGGAGCAGTTCCAGGCCCTTGACCCGGTGGTGCAGGCCCTCCTTGCCGGCCTCTTCACCTGGGCGCTGACCGCGCTCGGTGCGGCGACCGTCTTCCTGACCCGCAAGGTCGACAGGAGGGTGCTGGACGGGATGCTGGGTTTTGCCGCGGGGGTGATGATCGCCGCCAGTTTCTGGTCTCTCCTCCTGCCCGCGATCGAAATGTCGGCCGGCACCGGCCTGCCCGAGTGGATACCAGCGGCGGCAGGGTTTCTTGCCGGCGGGATCTTTCTCCGGGGTGTGGACATGCTCCTTCCCCACCTGCACCCCGGCCTCACCCGTGCCGAGGGGCCGGAGACGTCCTGGCACCGGAGCACCCTCCTCGTCCTCGCCATCACCATCCACAACATCCCCGAGGGGCTTGCAGTGGGGGTGGCCTTCGGCGCCCTGGCGGCCGGCCACCCGACTGCGAGCCTTGCCGCCGCCCTCGCCCTTGCTCTCGGCATCGGCATCCAGAACTTTCCCGAGGGCATGGCAGTCTCCGTCCCCCTGCGGCAGGAGGGCCTCTCTCCTCTGCGCTGCTTCTGGTACGGGCAGTTGTCCGGGGCCGTCGAACCTGTCGCAGCGCTTGTCGGAGCGGCCGCCGTCATCGTCGCGGCCCCTCTCCTCCCCTATGCCCTCGCCTTTGCCGCGGGCGCCATGATCTTCGTGGTCGTCGAGGACGTGATCCCTGAGTCCCAGGGGCACGGCCATGCCGACCTCGCCACGATGGGCGCCCTCGTGGGGTTCGTGGTCATGATGGTGCTGGACGTGGGGCTGGGGTAA
- a CDS encoding nucleotidyltransferase domain-containing protein codes for MFGEKVLDKIRKFAESKEGIRAMVLTGSWARGEATEQSDVDVFLVTAEEREIVFPDLAAALTGVQDVLAPIPEKRIFFLGDGYLKAEVTVIPALAEMEGLYRASRVRDTSRSVPIDKDGTARATVAGWCFDGRETDLSSLTAATAEEFLEGFELASRYAGRGDAYRFYHTYNEALAAYAALLVLKQGSAAHIDLPRSLVEGMGPAGREAFRTLAGSLDLSDAPRLLRDLAAAFGETYAGVYAAAPGLPRAPETIARCTGRILQRDQMA; via the coding sequence ATGTTCGGAGAAAAAGTCCTGGACAAGATCAGGAAATTTGCAGAGTCGAAAGAGGGCATCCGCGCGATGGTCCTGACCGGATCCTGGGCGCGGGGCGAGGCGACAGAACAGTCCGACGTCGACGTCTTCCTGGTCACCGCGGAGGAGAGGGAAATCGTCTTTCCCGACCTGGCCGCAGCCCTCACCGGGGTACAGGACGTCCTCGCCCCGATCCCGGAGAAGAGGATCTTTTTCCTGGGGGACGGTTATCTGAAGGCCGAGGTCACGGTCATCCCCGCACTCGCGGAGATGGAGGGGCTGTATCGGGCGTCGAGGGTCAGGGATACCTCACGGTCGGTGCCGATCGATAAGGACGGGACGGCACGGGCGACCGTCGCCGGTTGGTGCTTTGACGGCAGGGAGACCGACCTCTCCTCCCTGACCGCCGCGACCGCCGAGGAGTTCCTCGAAGGCTTCGAACTCGCCTCCCGGTACGCGGGGAGGGGCGATGCCTACCGGTTCTACCATACGTACAACGAGGCCCTCGCGGCATATGCAGCCCTCCTGGTCCTGAAGCAGGGGTCTGCCGCCCACATCGACCTGCCGCGGTCCCTCGTCGAAGGGATGGGGCCGGCAGGGAGAGAGGCGTTCCGCACCCTTGCCGGGAGCCTGGACCTCTCCGACGCCCCCCGCCTCCTGCGGGATCTGGCGGCGGCATTCGGGGAGACCTATGCCGGCGTGTATGCTGCGGCCCCCGGCCTTCCCAGGGCGCCGGAGACCATCGCACGCTGCACAGGCAGGATCCTGCAGCGGGACCAGATGGCCTGA
- a CDS encoding ubiquitin-like small modifier protein 1 → MNVRVRAFAQLREALGADRTMDVPAGATMSTLLALLGAESVQAKEALFEENGDLKGHVILMKNGRRVPRSEVGATALGEGDEVALFPPVAGG, encoded by the coding sequence GTGAACGTTCGGGTCAGAGCATTTGCACAGTTGCGTGAGGCCCTCGGGGCCGACCGCACGATGGACGTCCCGGCGGGGGCGACGATGAGCACCCTGCTCGCCCTGCTCGGGGCAGAGTCGGTGCAGGCAAAAGAGGCACTTTTCGAGGAGAACGGCGACCTGAAGGGCCACGTGATCCTGATGAAGAACGGGAGACGGGTCCCGCGGTCTGAGGTCGGGGCCACCGCCCTTGGCGAGGGGGACGAGGTCGCCCTCTTCCCGCCGGTCGCCGGAGGATGA
- a CDS encoding YcaO-related McrA-glycine thioamidation protein gives MRLNSCKKAYRHETQRTVPPEETLQRVREKLPAAGITRVADITNLDRIGIPVFSSIRPTAGDGAISVYNGKGATPTEAEVSAMMEGIERYSAEMDGMPTLTGTYREMQREGNPIDPADLILPPYADPERCIPWVRGYDIAGNEDVLLPAHAVFHPLGHEHGDLFRTNTNGIASGNTREEAIFHALMEIVERDAWSLVEVTRNTGPAVTGIRDGIAGDLLAKFAAAGVEVHLKDITSDIGIPTMAAVADDVVLKDPALLTMGMGTHTNAGIAVLRALTEVAQSRLTQIHGAREDTDQADFRKKIGYERTKRLNKYWFTDDGEEEIDTVSSFDSDDFLTDIGHVVGRLREVGLDRVIVTDLTRAEIGMPVVRVVVPGLEVFAMDRERAGARCRHAGNHRLSRSES, from the coding sequence ATGAGACTGAACTCCTGCAAAAAAGCCTACAGGCACGAGACCCAGCGGACTGTCCCGCCCGAGGAGACGCTTCAGCGGGTCAGGGAAAAACTCCCGGCCGCCGGGATCACGCGGGTCGCAGACATCACGAACCTCGACCGCATCGGCATCCCGGTCTTCTCCAGCATCAGGCCGACGGCCGGAGACGGCGCCATCTCGGTGTACAACGGTAAAGGGGCGACACCGACAGAGGCCGAGGTCTCCGCGATGATGGAGGGGATCGAGCGCTACTCGGCCGAGATGGACGGCATGCCAACCCTGACCGGGACATACAGGGAGATGCAGAGGGAAGGCAACCCCATCGACCCGGCAGATCTCATCCTCCCGCCGTACGCAGACCCGGAGAGGTGCATCCCCTGGGTCAGGGGCTATGACATCGCCGGCAACGAGGACGTTCTCCTCCCGGCCCATGCCGTTTTCCATCCCCTCGGGCACGAGCACGGTGACCTCTTCAGGACCAACACGAACGGCATCGCCTCGGGCAACACCCGCGAGGAGGCGATCTTCCACGCCCTCATGGAGATCGTGGAGAGGGACGCCTGGTCCCTGGTCGAGGTAACCAGGAACACCGGCCCTGCGGTCACCGGCATCAGGGACGGGATTGCGGGTGACCTCCTCGCAAAGTTTGCCGCGGCGGGCGTCGAGGTCCACCTCAAAGACATCACGAGCGACATCGGCATCCCGACGATGGCGGCGGTCGCCGACGACGTGGTGCTCAAGGACCCGGCCCTCCTGACGATGGGGATGGGCACCCACACGAACGCCGGCATCGCGGTGTTGCGGGCTCTCACTGAGGTGGCCCAGAGCCGTCTCACCCAGATCCACGGCGCACGGGAGGACACCGACCAGGCCGACTTCAGGAAGAAGATCGGCTACGAGAGGACGAAGAGGCTGAACAAATACTGGTTCACGGACGACGGCGAGGAGGAGATCGACACGGTCTCGTCCTTCGACTCCGACGACTTCCTCACCGACATCGGCCATGTCGTCGGACGCCTCAGGGAGGTCGGGCTGGACCGGGTGATCGTCACCGACCTGACGCGGGCGGAGATCGGTATGCCTGTGGTGCGGGTGGTCGTGCCCGGCCTCGAAGTCTTTGCAATGGACAGGGAGAGGGCAGGAGCGCGGTGCCGGCATGCCGGAAATCATCGTCTTTCTCGGTCCGAGTCTTGA
- a CDS encoding TfuA-related McrA-glycine thioamidation protein, protein MPEIIVFLGPSLDREEGRAILDADFRPPAARGDIRKAADEGARIIGLIDGVFFQACSVAHREVLYALRKGVRVLGASSMGALRAAELDSLGMEGVGEIYQAYRDGTLVSDDEVALVFDPESGTPLSEPQVNIRWTIRKAEEEGVIDAAEGTALLEAAQALYFPERTYEAVCDGATAAIGEEKAGQFLAFARTGGVDRKREDAVLCLRRIREIAGQG, encoded by the coding sequence ATGCCGGAAATCATCGTCTTTCTCGGTCCGAGTCTTGACCGGGAGGAGGGCCGCGCCATCCTTGACGCGGACTTTCGTCCCCCGGCCGCACGCGGCGACATCAGGAAGGCAGCCGACGAGGGGGCGCGTATCATCGGTCTCATCGACGGGGTCTTCTTCCAGGCGTGCTCTGTCGCCCACAGGGAGGTGCTCTATGCCCTCCGCAAGGGTGTGAGGGTTCTCGGCGCATCGAGCATGGGGGCCCTCAGGGCCGCGGAACTCGACAGCCTCGGCATGGAGGGGGTGGGCGAGATCTACCAGGCATACAGGGACGGGACCCTTGTCTCGGACGACGAGGTCGCCCTCGTCTTCGACCCTGAGAGCGGGACGCCCCTCTCCGAACCCCAGGTCAATATCAGGTGGACGATCAGAAAGGCCGAAGAGGAGGGCGTGATCGACGCAGCAGAAGGCACGGCCCTCCTGGAGGCAGCGCAGGCCCTCTATTTCCCCGAGCGGACATACGAGGCCGTCTGCGACGGGGCGACAGCGGCGATCGGCGAGGAAAAGGCCGGGCAATTTCTCGCCTTCGCACGCACCGGCGGCGTCGATAGGAAGAGGGAAGACGCTGTACTCTGCCTCCGCCGTATCAGGGAGATCGCGGGGCAGGGTTAG